In Spirosoma agri, one DNA window encodes the following:
- a CDS encoding STAS domain-containing protein yields MSFSILAETKKIAKITLMGEVDSLSAREFQKEIEKMAAESPDELVLFVENLTFISSAGLRVLIFAKQKMGSNLAIYIVNPQESIVETIEKTGLQHSVNIVDQYL; encoded by the coding sequence ATGAGTTTTTCAATACTGGCAGAAACCAAAAAAATTGCCAAGATTACCTTAATGGGCGAAGTCGATTCGCTGTCAGCCCGCGAGTTTCAAAAAGAGATCGAAAAAATGGCCGCTGAGTCGCCCGATGAGCTAGTTCTGTTCGTCGAAAACCTCACATTCATTTCATCGGCAGGTCTGCGGGTGCTGATCTTCGCCAAGCAAAAAATGGGTAGCAATCTGGCGATTTACATCGTGAATCCGCAGGAATCCATCGTTGAAACCATCGAGAAAACGGGGCTTCAGCATAGCGTTAACATTGTGGATCAGTACTTATAG
- a CDS encoding STAS domain-containing protein — translation MNVTSSTVGEITVITASGSIDSKTASEFERTALAAIQGQSLVVMNLTDVEFLSSAGLRVLLMVYRQVKAKDGKVVLAGTSEEILDVMSDTGFLTYFLTTDTLEEGLNTLKTAR, via the coding sequence ATGAATGTAACGTCCAGCACGGTCGGTGAAATCACCGTCATTACAGCAAGCGGCAGCATCGACAGTAAAACAGCATCTGAGTTTGAACGCACCGCCCTGGCGGCCATTCAGGGGCAAAGTTTGGTCGTTATGAATCTGACCGACGTTGAGTTTTTGTCCAGTGCCGGTTTGCGGGTGCTGCTGATGGTTTACCGGCAGGTGAAAGCAAAAGATGGCAAAGTGGTACTGGCAGGTACGTCCGAAGAAATTCTGGATGTTATGTCCGATACTGGCTTTTTGACCTACTTTCTGACAACCGATACTCTCGAAGAGGGGTTGAATACCCTTAAAACCGCCCGATGA
- a CDS encoding nSTAND1 domain-containing NTPase, which produces MIDATTKVAYTNPFPGLRSFDRADSYLFFGRDNQIRDLKEKLLDSRFLAIIGSSGSGKSSLIKAGLIAQLVNGPVTKAAFKRWQIVFFNPEATPYRNFAQALHQSLSEHNQSFATHFSIDSVEKLIRTDSESIVGLCENTNLLLIIDQFEELFRYQQQETNQDEITGFINLIIRLSQRQDYSVYVILAMRSDYLDQCTNYVGLTEAINHGYYLLPKMNRDEIRQAIETPASVMGACITDELTTRLLNDIGAKADRLPILQHALMRTWNHWQKNHKTDSPIGIADYEAIGTMQRAITLHAEAVYGDLPDEKSQLATEKLFKALIVVSEGDEGFISPASIGTISQVAGTPVSLLIDVLNRFREPGVAFLTPPLSVNADSSLIIDVSHERIINLWDRLQSWVREETDSAKFYQQVSSSAMLYQQGQVGLWTNPELQIGLKWLAENRPTQAWANRYDPYLERATNFLDYSRQQYDFEIQNKEERQRKELRRARSSAIFLGIGALVSLVFLIVSMVLRTNAQQSENQAIKERKVALDQRSLAEAQTREAITQKKIAEQQEIITEQQKKLTDEQRNIAVVEKSKAESQKQIAEEAQINAEKQKDRAQAAQVVAESQKQIAQEAQRNAEKQKDLAQLAQVAAEKQKLIAQKAQSYAEQQRGKAIARSVAVQSYQMAENAQDDLPALLALEAYTLNLKNGGEVDNPEIFNALSKAADVRPPLRRHTDIVRALALSSSPNEVIIASGSDDGTVKLWTFGNLAQPPRSLMTRSKNPDGIRAVAFDKHARNVYGASESGLLYSWSLNTTETRPTIIKAHTGPISALLTTADFGMLISIGADGHIRSWKPTATGLDSVQHVRAAMPLHCGRLSPDGKRLFCGSSNGRMVSFDLANLKNQPVVFTRREFGNRLTALAFNPSGDRLITGSASGLVVAWTIAGNEPEETGQLLSSRHTSTVNDITFSPHGKLLATCSADWSIHIWDYNTLSQQQQPIVINAFDSWVMSIRFSSDNKYLVACGADKTVRIHDIDVTELYASLTKKIKRNMTPEEWSKYIGNDIPYEKFKTDY; this is translated from the coding sequence ATGATTGACGCCACTACTAAAGTCGCTTATACGAATCCCTTCCCCGGGTTGAGAAGTTTCGACCGAGCAGACTCCTATTTGTTCTTTGGGCGGGACAATCAGATTCGTGACCTGAAAGAAAAACTACTCGACTCACGGTTTCTGGCTATCATCGGTTCGTCGGGAAGTGGCAAGTCATCGCTGATTAAGGCGGGTTTGATTGCTCAGCTCGTAAACGGGCCGGTAACCAAGGCGGCCTTCAAGCGGTGGCAGATTGTTTTTTTTAACCCGGAAGCCACTCCCTACCGCAACTTTGCGCAAGCTTTGCACCAAAGTCTGAGTGAGCATAACCAGTCGTTTGCAACGCATTTTTCGATCGATTCGGTCGAAAAACTGATTCGTACCGATTCCGAATCAATCGTTGGCTTGTGCGAGAATACTAATCTGCTGCTCATTATCGACCAATTTGAGGAGTTGTTTCGCTACCAGCAACAGGAGACAAATCAGGACGAAATCACGGGCTTTATTAACCTGATTATTCGGTTGAGTCAACGCCAGGACTACTCGGTCTACGTGATTCTAGCGATGCGATCGGATTATCTCGACCAGTGCACCAACTACGTAGGGCTAACAGAAGCCATCAACCACGGCTACTACCTGTTGCCAAAAATGAACCGGGACGAGATTCGGCAAGCCATCGAAACGCCGGCCAGCGTGATGGGAGCCTGTATTACCGACGAACTGACAACCCGCCTGCTGAACGATATTGGGGCTAAAGCCGACCGGTTACCCATTTTACAGCATGCACTCATGCGTACCTGGAATCACTGGCAGAAGAACCACAAAACGGACAGCCCAATTGGTATTGCCGACTATGAGGCCATTGGAACCATGCAGCGGGCCATCACGCTGCACGCAGAAGCGGTATATGGCGATCTGCCCGACGAAAAAAGTCAGCTGGCAACCGAAAAGCTGTTCAAGGCGCTGATTGTCGTGAGCGAAGGGGACGAAGGGTTTATCAGTCCGGCATCCATCGGCACAATCAGCCAGGTAGCGGGTACGCCGGTGTCCTTGCTGATTGACGTGCTGAACCGGTTTCGCGAGCCGGGCGTCGCTTTTTTAACTCCTCCCCTATCGGTCAATGCTGACTCAAGCCTGATTATCGACGTATCGCATGAACGCATCATCAACTTGTGGGATCGGCTGCAAAGCTGGGTAAGGGAAGAAACCGATTCGGCCAAATTTTACCAGCAGGTCAGCAGTTCGGCTATGCTCTACCAACAGGGGCAAGTTGGTTTATGGACCAATCCGGAATTGCAGATTGGGCTGAAGTGGCTGGCCGAAAACCGACCTACTCAGGCTTGGGCCAACCGCTATGACCCTTACCTCGAACGGGCTACCAATTTTCTGGACTATAGCCGGCAACAGTATGATTTCGAGATTCAGAATAAAGAAGAACGCCAGCGAAAAGAATTGCGACGTGCCCGGTCATCCGCCATTTTCCTGGGCATCGGTGCGCTTGTTTCTTTAGTATTCCTGATTGTTTCGATGGTGTTGCGTACCAATGCCCAGCAGAGCGAAAACCAGGCTATCAAGGAACGAAAAGTGGCCCTTGATCAGCGTAGCCTGGCCGAAGCACAGACCCGCGAGGCCATCACACAAAAGAAAATTGCCGAACAGCAGGAAATCATTACCGAGCAACAGAAGAAACTGACCGATGAACAGCGGAACATAGCCGTAGTCGAAAAAAGTAAAGCGGAGTCGCAGAAGCAGATTGCCGAAGAGGCCCAAATCAACGCGGAGAAACAGAAAGATCGGGCTCAGGCGGCTCAGGTCGTTGCCGAATCGCAGAAGCAGATTGCTCAGGAGGCCCAGCGTAACGCAGAGAAGCAGAAAGATCTGGCTCAGCTTGCTCAGGTTGCGGCTGAAAAACAGAAACTCATTGCCCAGAAAGCACAGAGTTACGCCGAGCAGCAACGGGGCAAAGCCATTGCTCGCTCGGTGGCGGTGCAATCGTATCAAATGGCTGAAAACGCGCAGGATGATTTACCGGCTCTCCTGGCTCTGGAAGCGTATACGCTCAATCTTAAAAACGGCGGGGAAGTGGACAATCCGGAAATTTTCAATGCCCTTTCCAAAGCCGCTGATGTCCGGCCACCGTTACGACGGCATACCGACATTGTGCGCGCGCTGGCGCTGTCGTCCTCTCCCAATGAGGTAATCATTGCTTCAGGAAGCGATGATGGTACGGTTAAACTATGGACATTCGGTAATCTGGCCCAGCCCCCCCGCTCCCTGATGACCCGCAGCAAAAATCCCGACGGAATCCGGGCGGTTGCGTTCGACAAACACGCCAGGAACGTTTACGGAGCCAGTGAAAGTGGACTGCTCTACAGCTGGTCGTTAAACACAACCGAAACAAGGCCCACGATCATAAAAGCCCATACCGGCCCCATAAGCGCCCTACTCACCACAGCCGATTTTGGGATGCTGATATCCATTGGGGCAGATGGGCACATTCGTAGCTGGAAACCAACCGCAACCGGTCTTGACTCGGTCCAGCATGTGCGGGCTGCCATGCCACTTCACTGTGGCCGGCTCAGCCCCGATGGCAAGCGGTTATTTTGCGGATCGTCAAACGGGCGAATGGTCAGTTTTGACCTGGCCAACCTGAAAAATCAACCTGTGGTTTTTACCCGCCGGGAATTTGGTAACCGCCTGACGGCACTGGCTTTTAACCCCAGTGGTGACCGGCTCATAACCGGGAGTGCATCAGGATTGGTTGTTGCCTGGACAATAGCGGGCAATGAACCGGAAGAAACTGGCCAGTTATTGTCCAGTCGGCACACGTCTACCGTGAACGATATTACCTTCTCACCCCACGGTAAACTACTGGCTACTTGCAGCGCCGACTGGTCGATTCATATCTGGGATTATAACACGCTGTCACAACAGCAGCAGCCCATTGTTATCAATGCCTTTGATTCGTGGGTTATGTCCATTCGGTTTAGCAGCGACAACAAGTATCTGGTTGCCTGCGGAGCCGATAAAACGGTACGCATCCACGACATTGACGTAACCGAACTGTATGCCAGCCTGACCAAAAAAATCAAGCGAAACATGACCCCAGAGGAGTGGAGCAAATACATCGGGAACGATATTCCCTACGAAAAATTTAAAACGGATTACTAG
- a CDS encoding AGE family epimerase/isomerase, whose translation METDSLTATGDKGQPTKGASMKIDFTFSDTISGYVVDFIKAERAFILETSDGRQFKLYLITSTFARSVRNLNEPYQDASGVMVEMLSQKGQYLHAYGSFYPGIEDHEPIFEVQWIIFPGQHPLEYRQESQDWWIHQISSIASSYLKWQFNYPEEPIDYRKYRTMLHLAGAKKGDYLQETDTISRLIYGFASAYMLTGNDAYLEGAEKGTEYLREHMRFFDQDDDLIYWYHGLKLDGAKETKLLTSEFGDDYYSIPMYEQIYALAGPTQTFRITGDKKILFDIEKTIDLFEMYYKDKEGDGYFSHIDPIGLDPRDESLAHNRARKNWNSVGDHAPAYLINLYLATGEKKYADFLEYTFDTITKYFPDYENSPFVQEKFMEDWSKDQSWGWQQNRAVVGHNLKIAWNLMRMQSLTPKQEYLDFAKKIAELMPAAGSDQQRGGWYDVVERTLQPGSKRHQFVWHDRKAWWQQEQAILAYMIMYGLLDDKEYEKQARESASFYNAFFLDTDDGGVYFNVFSNGMPYLLGNERFKGSHSMSAYHSTELCYLSTVYTNLLITKQPTYFYFKPYPDSFKDNILYVSPDILPKGSIIITECFIDDEPYTNFDAEALTVKLPDSEKQVRVKVLITPV comes from the coding sequence ATGGAAACCGACTCACTCACCGCCACTGGCGACAAGGGGCAACCTACTAAGGGAGCCAGCATGAAAATAGACTTTACGTTTTCTGATACCATTTCGGGTTACGTGGTTGACTTCATCAAGGCCGAACGAGCGTTCATTCTTGAAACATCCGACGGGCGTCAATTCAAATTGTACCTGATCACGTCTACCTTCGCCCGGTCGGTGCGGAACCTCAACGAACCCTATCAGGATGCATCAGGTGTGATGGTCGAGATGCTGTCGCAGAAAGGGCAGTACCTTCATGCCTACGGTTCGTTTTACCCCGGCATCGAAGACCACGAACCCATCTTTGAGGTTCAATGGATCATTTTTCCAGGTCAGCACCCGCTGGAATACCGCCAGGAAAGCCAGGACTGGTGGATTCATCAAATAAGCTCCATCGCGTCGAGCTACCTCAAATGGCAGTTCAACTACCCCGAAGAACCCATCGACTATAGGAAGTACCGTACCATGCTGCACCTGGCAGGTGCAAAAAAAGGTGACTATCTGCAGGAGACCGATACCATTTCCCGATTGATTTACGGGTTTGCTTCGGCCTATATGCTCACCGGTAACGACGCGTATCTGGAAGGGGCCGAAAAGGGAACCGAATACCTCCGCGAACATATGCGGTTCTTCGACCAGGATGACGACCTCATCTACTGGTATCACGGCCTGAAACTCGACGGAGCCAAAGAAACCAAACTGCTCACCTCCGAATTTGGCGACGATTACTACTCGATCCCAATGTATGAGCAGATTTATGCCCTTGCCGGTCCCACACAAACCTTTCGCATTACCGGCGACAAGAAGATCCTGTTCGACATTGAAAAGACCATTGATCTTTTCGAGATGTACTACAAGGATAAAGAAGGTGACGGTTACTTCTCCCACATTGACCCCATCGGCCTCGATCCCCGCGATGAATCGCTGGCGCACAACCGCGCCCGTAAGAACTGGAACTCCGTTGGTGACCACGCGCCGGCTTACCTAATCAATCTTTATCTGGCCACGGGTGAAAAGAAATACGCTGACTTTCTGGAGTATACATTCGATACCATTACTAAGTATTTCCCCGACTACGAAAACAGCCCGTTTGTTCAGGAGAAATTCATGGAAGACTGGAGCAAGGACCAGAGTTGGGGCTGGCAGCAAAACCGGGCGGTAGTTGGTCACAACCTCAAAATCGCCTGGAACCTAATGCGGATGCAATCGCTGACGCCAAAGCAGGAATACCTCGATTTCGCCAAAAAAATCGCCGAACTTATGCCTGCCGCGGGGTCCGACCAGCAGCGGGGTGGCTGGTACGATGTGGTTGAGCGGACGCTGCAACCTGGCAGCAAACGCCACCAGTTTGTGTGGCACGACCGCAAAGCATGGTGGCAGCAGGAGCAGGCTATTCTGGCCTATATGATCATGTACGGCTTGCTCGACGATAAGGAATACGAAAAGCAGGCACGGGAATCGGCTTCGTTCTACAACGCGTTCTTCCTCGACACCGACGATGGTGGGGTCTACTTCAACGTATTCTCCAATGGGATGCCGTATCTGTTGGGTAACGAACGCTTCAAAGGCAGCCACTCCATGAGTGCCTACCACAGTACCGAGTTGTGCTACCTCTCCACGGTGTACACAAATTTGCTGATTACCAAACAACCAACCTATTTCTACTTCAAGCCGTATCCGGATTCGTTCAAGGATAACATCCTGTACGTGTCGCCCGATATTCTGCCCAAAGGCAGCATTATAATCACGGAGTGTTTCATTGACGATGAACCCTACACGAATTTCGATGCAGAGGCCCTGACGGTGAAACTACCCGATTCGGAGAAGCAGGTACGGGTAAAAGTGTTAATTACACCGGTATAA
- a CDS encoding ATP-binding protein → MMERNTFPGIPDSLESIRQVVKEASQQAGLSKKATYNLMLAVDEIASNIIMHGYEKAGISGPIDVLTEHTDGQLLITLEDDAAPFDPLAREKPGEDFFNMPLEERPIGGMGIHLTVNGVDEFKYELANHRNRNIFIMKTDDA, encoded by the coding sequence ATGATGGAGCGCAACACGTTTCCGGGCATCCCCGACTCACTCGAGTCTATCCGGCAGGTAGTAAAGGAAGCATCCCAGCAAGCGGGATTGTCTAAAAAAGCAACGTATAACCTGATGCTGGCGGTCGACGAGATTGCCAGCAATATTATCATGCACGGCTACGAGAAAGCTGGTATCAGCGGACCAATTGATGTGCTGACCGAGCATACTGATGGGCAGCTACTTATCACGCTGGAGGACGATGCCGCTCCGTTCGACCCATTGGCACGGGAAAAACCCGGCGAAGACTTTTTTAACATGCCCCTTGAAGAAAGGCCCATCGGTGGAATGGGTATCCACTTGACAGTCAATGGGGTTGACGAATTTAAGTATGAACTGGCTAACCATCGGAACCGGAATATTTTCATCATGAAAACCGACGACGCGTAG
- a CDS encoding TonB-dependent receptor plug domain-containing protein, which translates to MVNRICLVLASLLLVATGQIATAQMSCDESVAVPQAEKRYATGNFDDVFSLLLPCSQSGSFTVNGRVQALKILSMSYLAIDSMQQSAQAISQLLALNPKFEPDYLASPRYKTLFQQVRDSQEEIIQVTSVSKKAENLLYVPATVMVISSRDFVQRGYQSLEQVLHDLPGFDVIKGNGPGYSNFYQRGYRSTSNDRTLMLIDGVEENDLASSNIPISQQYALSDIDRVEVIYGPASTMYGANAFAGVINIITKSFRNLSGPARQLAFTGQARTGALNTTYFDGVLTAKTPDVAISVTTRLYRSDEIDLSKYPEWNFNSRTAADYTGQLDITGADATKQYVDKTNLLGQYPNSNLFTVNYDPAGVATGIRLTQQGAERAANIDNNLFGKTLNDQPVRFNDSSFDWSVRAKVEFKDLTISLLNWKTDEGATPWYTNRSTLSAAKNPRWVTNNRAFSITYSKYISDKFQLTNITSYLLHEINGNSSLVTYNGYYNGKLGLLELAKDSVPKSIITYYYRISTQLRNELRLFWTPVSNVEVNSGLEFRSGLIQGNYITSSKPLPDETGLVATGSGAVLGGNNFQTLDLSLYSQVTYRPRKELKVVGGLRVDNNRIRTNGGYGTVANPRLAVIYSPGKYVFKGIYAEAFKDASFLQKYATTSTRTLTNPNLLPERVRNIEFSAYYQVTKQVSMNVVSYMADYSDAVGVAIVPLEGGRTTQQFQAIGRRRIWGIQGEGNYRVNRLNAWWNFTYTNPIDPESNKRVSDIADYMINAGGHYQFLPKLSLYLSGNYVSARKSGMGTSGSNNPTQRFDPFLLLNSNLTYSNLVNGLSVQLSAANLLNNEYFVPGIREADNTTYASRFPQARRQVSIALLYTFKLSDSSR; encoded by the coding sequence ATGGTCAACCGCATCTGCCTGGTCCTAGCGTCACTGCTACTGGTTGCTACTGGCCAAATAGCCACTGCCCAGATGAGCTGCGATGAGTCGGTGGCCGTTCCGCAGGCCGAAAAGCGGTATGCTACGGGAAACTTCGATGATGTGTTCTCCTTGCTGTTGCCCTGTTCCCAAAGTGGCAGCTTTACCGTCAATGGCCGCGTACAGGCACTCAAGATTCTGTCTATGAGCTACCTGGCTATTGATTCAATGCAACAGAGCGCACAGGCCATCAGCCAGCTATTGGCTCTGAATCCTAAATTTGAACCCGATTATCTGGCCTCACCACGGTATAAGACCCTGTTCCAGCAGGTGCGGGATTCGCAGGAGGAGATTATTCAGGTTACTTCGGTGTCGAAAAAGGCCGAAAACCTGTTGTATGTGCCGGCTACGGTTATGGTGATTTCGAGCAGGGATTTTGTCCAGCGGGGCTACCAGAGTCTCGAACAGGTTCTGCACGATCTGCCCGGCTTCGACGTCATAAAGGGGAATGGTCCCGGCTATTCCAACTTCTACCAGCGGGGCTACCGCTCGACCTCCAACGACCGGACGCTGATGCTCATCGACGGCGTTGAAGAGAACGATCTGGCGTCGAGTAATATTCCCATCTCGCAACAATACGCCCTGTCGGATATTGACCGGGTAGAGGTGATTTATGGACCGGCCTCAACCATGTACGGAGCCAATGCATTCGCCGGTGTCATCAACATTATTACCAAAAGTTTTCGAAACTTGTCCGGTCCGGCCCGGCAGCTAGCTTTTACGGGGCAGGCGCGCACGGGTGCGTTGAATACCACTTATTTCGATGGCGTGCTGACAGCAAAAACGCCCGACGTAGCCATATCGGTAACAACCCGGCTTTATCGCTCCGATGAGATAGACTTATCGAAATACCCCGAATGGAACTTCAATTCCCGGACTGCCGCCGACTATACTGGCCAACTGGATATTACAGGAGCTGACGCAACCAAGCAATATGTAGACAAAACCAACCTGTTGGGTCAGTACCCGAACAGCAATCTGTTTACGGTCAATTACGATCCTGCCGGCGTAGCTACCGGTATCCGCCTGACCCAGCAGGGTGCTGAGCGGGCTGCCAACATCGACAACAATCTATTCGGCAAAACGCTGAACGACCAGCCTGTGCGGTTCAACGATTCATCGTTCGACTGGTCAGTACGGGCAAAGGTAGAATTTAAAGACCTGACCATTTCGTTATTAAACTGGAAAACCGACGAAGGAGCCACCCCGTGGTATACGAACCGATCAACATTATCAGCCGCCAAAAATCCGCGCTGGGTCACGAACAACCGAGCGTTTTCAATTACGTATAGTAAATACATCAGCGATAAATTTCAACTGACCAATATCACGTCGTATCTGCTCCACGAGATCAACGGTAATTCCAGTCTGGTAACCTACAACGGCTATTACAATGGCAAACTGGGCCTTCTGGAACTGGCTAAAGATTCGGTTCCTAAATCGATTATTACCTATTATTACCGTATATCCACCCAGTTACGAAACGAGCTGCGCCTTTTCTGGACACCCGTTTCCAATGTGGAAGTAAACAGCGGGCTCGAATTCAGGAGCGGTCTGATCCAGGGCAATTATATCACCTCATCAAAGCCTCTGCCCGACGAAACCGGCTTAGTAGCCACTGGTTCGGGGGCGGTGTTGGGAGGAAATAACTTCCAGACGCTCGACCTCAGTCTTTACTCGCAGGTAACGTATCGCCCGCGTAAAGAGCTGAAAGTAGTCGGTGGATTACGGGTCGACAACAACCGTATCCGGACAAATGGTGGCTACGGCACCGTGGCCAATCCCAGACTGGCAGTTATTTACAGTCCGGGCAAGTATGTGTTCAAAGGCATTTATGCCGAAGCCTTCAAAGACGCGTCCTTTCTGCAGAAATACGCGACCACTTCAACCCGTACACTAACGAATCCAAATCTGTTGCCCGAACGGGTACGAAACATTGAGTTCAGTGCCTATTATCAGGTAACCAAACAGGTGTCTATGAACGTAGTAAGCTACATGGCCGACTACAGCGATGCGGTTGGCGTAGCCATCGTACCACTCGAAGGGGGGCGCACAACGCAGCAGTTTCAGGCCATTGGCCGTCGCCGGATCTGGGGGATTCAGGGCGAAGGCAACTACAGAGTCAACCGGCTTAATGCCTGGTGGAATTTCACGTACACCAACCCCATCGATCCCGAGAGCAACAAACGAGTCAGCGATATTGCCGATTACATGATCAATGCGGGTGGTCATTACCAGTTTCTGCCCAAACTGAGCCTATACCTCTCGGGAAATTACGTCAGTGCGCGTAAGAGTGGAATGGGTACATCGGGCAGTAATAATCCGACTCAGCGTTTTGACCCCTTCCTGCTTCTGAATTCAAACCTTACGTACAGCAACCTGGTGAATGGATTGTCTGTGCAGCTATCAGCAGCCAATCTACTCAACAACGAATATTTCGTGCCCGGCATTCGGGAAGCCGACAACACGACTTACGCATCGCGTTTTCCGCAGGCTCGTCGACAAGTGTCGATCGCCCTTTTGTACACATTTAAACTGAGTGATTCGTCCCGCTAG
- the glgX gene encoding glycogen debranching protein GlgX: MMVDNRIDYYPTHEHEGIKFRRGHALPFGATMVAGGVNFSIFSSGSTACTLVLFERGEALPFAEIPFPDEFRVGNVYCMTVFDLNYERLEYGYRMDGPFNPSAGLRFDKTAILSDPYAKVLGGRDTWMVKPDWDNVYQYRSRLAFEDFDWEQDHPLETPIEDLIIYEMHVRGFTQHESSGLKNRGTFSAIRSKIPYLKELGVNCVELLPIYEFDEWENSRQNPVTGETLVNYWGYSTVNFFSPKAGYAATGKFGMQVDELKTLIKELHKNGIEVMLDVVFNHTAEGDQRGPTISFRGLDNKTYYMLTPEGYYFNFSGTGNTLNCNNPVVRNMVLDCLRYWASEYHIDGFRFDLAAILGRAQNGAPLSNPPLLESLAYDPVLAKCKLIAEAWDAGGLYQVGSFPAYGRWAEWNGKYRDNLRKFLKGDAGEVGDMIQRIMGSPDLYSMRGPTASINFVSCHDGFSLYDMFAYNEKHNEANGENNNDGANDNNSWNCGHEGETDDPAINFLRHKQVKNALAILLVSQGVPMVLMGDEVGRTQKGNNNTYCQDNELNWFDWSQQETNADLYTFSQRIINFRRQHPVLRSSTHFQYWDYVGSGYPDISFHGTKAWSCDRSESSRTFAFMLCGDHAKQGVIKDDMIYVAMNMYWGGLHFELPGLPPEKKWYLFANTDMPSPGDCFVPGSEPILENQHEFLVGSRSVVILIGR; this comes from the coding sequence ATGATGGTTGACAACCGAATTGACTATTACCCGACCCACGAACACGAGGGCATTAAATTCCGGCGCGGCCATGCACTGCCGTTTGGGGCAACCATGGTGGCGGGTGGGGTTAACTTCAGCATTTTCTCTAGCGGATCAACCGCCTGCACACTGGTGCTTTTTGAGCGGGGTGAAGCGCTACCCTTCGCCGAAATCCCGTTTCCCGACGAGTTCAGAGTCGGAAACGTGTATTGCATGACCGTGTTCGACCTCAACTATGAGCGGCTTGAATATGGCTACCGCATGGACGGTCCCTTTAACCCTAGCGCGGGGTTACGCTTCGATAAAACAGCTATCCTGAGCGATCCCTACGCTAAAGTACTTGGTGGGCGGGATACCTGGATGGTCAAACCCGATTGGGATAATGTGTACCAGTATCGGTCACGACTGGCTTTCGAGGATTTTGACTGGGAACAAGACCACCCGCTTGAAACACCCATTGAAGATCTGATAATCTACGAAATGCACGTTCGTGGATTTACACAGCACGAATCGTCAGGTCTCAAGAACCGGGGTACGTTTAGTGCCATTCGGTCTAAGATACCTTATCTGAAAGAACTGGGAGTAAACTGCGTGGAGTTGCTGCCAATCTACGAATTCGATGAGTGGGAAAATAGTCGTCAGAACCCCGTAACGGGCGAGACACTGGTCAACTACTGGGGCTACAGCACGGTTAATTTCTTCTCGCCTAAAGCGGGTTATGCAGCTACCGGGAAATTTGGCATGCAGGTCGATGAGCTGAAAACACTCATCAAAGAGTTGCACAAAAATGGCATCGAAGTCATGCTCGATGTAGTGTTCAATCACACCGCCGAGGGGGATCAGCGTGGCCCGACCATCTCGTTCCGGGGGCTTGACAACAAAACCTATTACATGCTGACGCCAGAGGGGTATTACTTCAACTTCTCCGGTACGGGTAACACGCTCAACTGTAACAACCCGGTGGTGCGGAATATGGTGCTTGACTGCCTGCGCTACTGGGCCTCGGAGTACCACATTGACGGCTTTCGTTTCGACCTGGCAGCTATTCTGGGCCGGGCGCAGAACGGTGCTCCACTCAGCAATCCTCCCCTGCTCGAATCGCTGGCCTACGATCCCGTTTTAGCCAAGTGCAAGCTTATTGCCGAAGCCTGGGATGCGGGTGGGTTGTATCAGGTTGGCTCTTTCCCAGCTTACGGACGCTGGGCGGAATGGAACGGTAAATACCGCGACAACCTGCGTAAGTTTCTGAAGGGAGATGCAGGCGAGGTGGGCGATATGATTCAGCGCATCATGGGTTCGCCCGATTTGTACAGCATGCGCGGACCAACGGCTAGTATCAACTTTGTGAGCTGCCACGATGGTTTTTCGCTGTACGACATGTTTGCGTACAACGAAAAACACAACGAAGCGAATGGCGAAAACAACAATGACGGGGCGAATGACAACAACTCCTGGAATTGCGGTCACGAGGGCGAAACCGACGATCCGGCCATTAATTTTCTGCGCCATAAGCAGGTCAAAAATGCTTTGGCTATTCTGCTCGTCAGCCAGGGTGTTCCAATGGTGCTGATGGGCGATGAGGTAGGCCGCACCCAGAAAGGGAACAACAATACGTACTGCCAGGACAACGAGCTGAACTGGTTCGACTGGTCGCAACAGGAGACCAACGCGGATTTATATACGTTTAGTCAGCGCATAATCAACTTTCGGCGGCAGCATCCGGTACTGCGGAGTTCAACGCATTTTCAATACTGGGATTACGTAGGGAGCGGTTACCCCGACATTAGTTTTCACGGAACCAAAGCCTGGTCATGCGATCGGTCTGAATCGAGTCGCACGTTTGCGTTCATGCTCTGTGGCGACCACGCCAAGCAAGGGGTCATCAAAGACGATATGATCTACGTGGCCATGAACATGTACTGGGGTGGCCTGCACTTCGAATTACCCGGTCTTCCACCCGAAAAGAAATGGTATTTGTTCGCCAACACCGACATGCCATCCCCCGGAGATTGTTTTGTGCCGGGTAGTGAGCCTATCCTCGAGAATCAACATGAGTTCCTGGTTGGGTCGCGCAGCGTCGTTATTCTGATCGGCAGGTGA